In Cryptomeria japonica chromosome 5, Sugi_1.0, whole genome shotgun sequence, the genomic window ATCAGAAAAAGTATAAGTCCACATGTTGTGCTAGTGGtgttagcaaccaagaaaggaggtaaatggagattatgtactgattctcgggcaataaacaaaatcaccataataTACAGATTTCCAatccctagaattgaggatttaatggattgtcttggagaagTAAAGTATTTCACTAAgctggatttaaagagtggatatcaccagatccagattaaagaaggggatgaatggaaaacaactttaagactacagaggggttatatgagtggttagttatgccaTTCGGGCTTATTAACGCCCCTaataccttcatgaggttgatgaatgaggtgttgaaggaatacataggtagatttgtagtggtatatcctgatgatatcctcatattaaaaaaaaatagaggaagagcaTCTTGAACGCTTGCAGATTGTATTAACGAAACTGCATGAGGAACAGTTagcaatcaatcttgaaaaatgtgaattcatgaaacaAGAACACATTTATCTGGGTTTCGTTGTATCCCAAGGTACTTTggaaatggatcctagcaaggtggaagcaatacaGAGTTAGCCTACACTGAAAACTactactgaggtaagaagtttccatggactTGCCCAATCTTATAGGAAGTTCATTCGaagttttagtgaaatttgtgctcccgttcttgatacaattaagggtgggGACTAAAGACGCCAACCAGGGGTTTGAGTTGCTCAAAAAGGGGATAGatacccaacccatcctagttttaccaagttttgataagttgtttaccttagaatatgatgctagtcatataTTAGTAGGAGCTATTTtaaaccaagagggaagaccagtagcatgctttagtgagaaattgaatgacgcCAAGAAGAGATATGcatcctatgacttagaattttatgccttagtgtaagctcttaggaagtggaggcattatctttctCCCAAATAATTTGTAGTGTTTATagataaccaagccttgagttttatcaattctcaagaaaagttgagcaatagacacatcaaatggatagaatacctgcatgcatacactttcactatcaagcacaaaaagggacagctgaacaaggtagcagatgccttaagtagaatctcactgtccaagaagtgactttgcaaagcataggtgtggagagtttcaaggagctttacagagaagatgaagagttttcTGAGGTATACAAGGTATGCAGTAAGTTTAATAATAATTTCAATAGCCAGTATGTAGATTACACATTGCAGAgcggtcttttgtttaagggatgtcagttatgtgtgccaagaggatctatgagggaaaatctcatataggaaaaacataatggaagtcttagtggacattttggtctgaataaaacacttgaattggtacaaagattttattattggccaaaaatgaataaagatatcaggaagtatgttgagcagtgtGTTATGTGTCAGAAGGAcaagggtactagttcaaatgCTGGACTATACCAACCATTATCAATTTCCAAAAGACCGTGGCAGTGCATCAACATGGATTGTATTgtgggtttgccaaaaaccaaggCTGGCTTGGATAGTACTTTTGTCATTGTTGACTGGTTTAgcaaaatgagtcattttgttccatgcaagactacgcatgatgctagttagattgcacatttatttttcaaagaggtggtaagaattcatgggcttcctctcagtatagtttcagacaaggatgtgaagtttatgggacatttttggaaaactttgtggacaagactgggaactaacctttcttttggttctgCGTACCATCCGCAGAcaaatggtcaaactaaagtcattaacCGAGTATTGGGTAATCTTCTGAGGTATCTGACGAAAGAGTATGGAAAgatgtgggatcaagtgctacAACAGGCAAaatttgcatataatgacagtgtcaaCATAACTataggtaagagtccttttgagattgtttatggactccaccTATGCAGTGCTTGTGAACTTTGAGATTTGGAAAgcctggaaggaagaagtggacatgcagaggatttcactcagtctatgaaagggGTACATGACCAAGTGCAGAGAACCTTGATCGACACTACACAACGGATTAAGGCTAAAGCAGATGAGGGGAGAAAATACATTCAATTTGCAGTTggagacatggttatggtacatcTGAACAAGGCAAGATTGCAGAAGGGAGTGCCTAGTAAGCTTTAGATGAGCAGAATAGgaccttgcaaaattttggctaagtatgtggtgcaggagcacaaaCTTTAAAAACTTGATTATCCTACCTTTTTATGACTCCTAAGGAGTCTTGGATTGTTTATTTCATGCTAGGAGTCATTGGTCTTGTTTTTGATCCATGTGTGAGGCCTAGTCCCAGGTTTGGCAATTTATGAGCcacttggtcaactatggtcaaagggtcataaaactttagttttgagttattttattgtttttgcaattaaattggtccttcatgaccactggtaggatttagaaagttagtttgcacttttaagtgcttttgagcaaaaattgtcaaaaagtgtcaatgatgtcatcacaacacttgacaactttttgtttgtaaGCAAATATCCTTCCCCATTGGCTAATTAGTTGAAAAATTGGTTGTAACTTATGGGGGAGGCCTTCATAATCCCTTTCAGGTGGGTGATGAAGGAGTTGATGTAAGTTTTTCATTTGGTAATCAATAAAAAAAGCTTGTTTTCCTGCAAACAGTCATGTTTTTGCTCTTGTATAGATTATTTTTGGACTACTAGGAGGTTATAACTTATGGATTCAGATTGAGGGTCCtcttacctttctttttctttttatttgaggtctctaagtgctctggttcgaaagttattgcatttttactaaatacagttttgaaaccctcctaaacctagggttttgacctatttttgcatttcctctCATGGCCATCGTACAAAAATTCTAAAACTTTGTGGAATGAGAGGTTTGTATATATACTCAATGATTCTGGAAGAAATTTGCAGGTTGGCAGGTGTTTTTGGTGTTTGCTTTGATTTTTAggttggcatcctcatgtgacaacctagtttcaaaatgcaaaattggtgatAAAACAAAATAGGGTTTGAACCAATGCACAAAATCCTGGATTTGGTCAATTTGGGTGTGGAAAACACTTTTTCAATTGGTGAAACTTTCTGATCAATCACATTTCATACACTTTCTTCACAAACCCATCTCcttaagcctaattaggcctacttgCATTTGTGAAGGGCAGCAGGTCTCCTTTGTTTTCCAAACcacctccttttggatttagacctttctcaataaagggtatttggatatccattttgttttgttggtcatttgcaagtttgcaaagttgttttgataagtccccttgagtatacaaggattttggggttttacaaaggaACCTTGTTGGATTGATTAGTTTGTTGTGTCACCACACCTTGAACATGTTTGTATGGGCATTTTAATCCACCTTGACCATTTGGTTTGATCCCCGCTCACTgttttgtcaaaattccaacttgaAGCCAAGTTTGGTGTCTAACCGGTTTGAGTAGGCTTGAGCagttttcaacttttgatcctaagatcttgtcaatgttatccttagggtccagaatgttgtttatgattaattgaagagtGTATTTAAGGTGTAAGTCTTGTTGGTAGGGTGTTTTGGGTTTCCTTGGTGGCCTATTGTGACAATTTTGTCCTGAATTGCACTCACCTAACCTAGcacttgcatcaagtggtatcagagcttaggttttGAACCTAAGGAGTGAAAGATGTCAGAGAATAATGCAGATGGAGATAATAACAATGAAAGGCTCCCACACCACATGACAAATGTGGAATTGGCAAAGAGGGTGCAATCCCTAATGAATCAAGTAAACAGTCTTAACTAGAAGCTTAATGAGAGGAGACAAGGAGAAGACCTTGGAGAGAGgggtgaagaagaggaagaacccttGTGgcaggatgatgttgatgatgtacCTGCAGACCAAAGGTACCTTGTTAATGCCCTCAAGACAGTGGCAAGGAGAACCACTAATAGTAAGCTTCACTTGCCTTCCTTCAATGGCAAGATGGACCCTGATGTGGTCACTAAATGGGTTGATGCCCTAGATTGTCTCTTTGATTGTGAAGAGATCCCTGAAAGTTAGAGGGTCAAGATAGCGAAGTCCAAGATGAAAGGTGGAGCTTTGATATGGTGGAACTTTCTTCAAGGAGAAAGGGTGAAAGAGGACAAGAGTTTGATTACCTCTTGGAAAACCATGAAGGCCAAGATACATGAGGCCTATATCCCTccagattatgaagttcaacttcatagaAGGAGGCAAAATCTTAGGCAAAAGGACATGGACTTCAGCACATACACCGAGGAGTTCCAAAAGTTGTGTTTGAAGTCCAAGACCATGGAAAGGGAAAGTGAAAGGttagccaggtacttgaatggcttgaaaatgaatatccaagatgagttgaatttATGTACCCCCACCACAGTACAATAGTGCTACCAAttggcacttaaagtggaagataAGTTGGAGAGGAGGCAAGACCAAGGCAGCAAGGGTAAAGGCAGCAATTTCAACAAGAACTCCAAAGGCAAGAGCAATTTTTGGAGTAAAGGGCAGTCAAGTAATGACAACAAATCTTGGGAGCAGCCCCAAGGAAACAAAGAACAAGGTGACTATGGTGGTAGAGGAAACTCTAGAGGGAGAAGACCTTTTtgtagaggaagagggagatcaaATGAACCCCTCAAATGCTTCAATTGTAATCAGTTAGGACACCATGTTGGAAGGTGCCCTGAAagaggaaacaacaacaacaaccaaggtgaAAGAAGAACTCAAGTGGTCCAAGAGGAGAGACATGAACTTGATGCTAAAGAAGGTATGGTCCTAATGACGAGGCAGGCCTTCCTATAAGTTCCCCACACCCAAGAACCCCCCCAAAGGAAGAATCTCTTCAGGACAAGGATAAGGTGCCAAGGTAAAGTGTGTAACCTACTCATAGATTTCGGTTCAACTGAAAATTTGGTTTCTAGAGAAATGGTAGATAAACTTGGACTAACTAAatctgctcatccatttccttaTCATGTTTCTTGGCTTACTAAGGGGCAGCAAACCCTTGTGACTAATCAAACCATGTTTGAGTTCTCTTTAGGTGATTTTAAGGacaaagttttatgtgatattgtagagatggatgcttgccatcttctaCAAgggaggccatggcaatatgacatggaTGCCACTTATAGTTGTAGGAAGAACACCTACACCATTGTAAAAGATGGAGTCACCTATACCATGAAACCATTGCCTGACACTAAGGCAGAGAAAGAACCCACAGTCATAGTAATTGGTGAGAAAGAGATGGTAAAAACATTGAAAGAGTCTCAAGAAGAGAGTTTTGTTTTGGTTGTGAAACCCAAGGACAAAGATGAATCTGATCCTATAGTACCTATTCCTAATGTTGTGAAAGGTTTGCTTGACAAGTACAAGGAAGTCAACACAAGTGAGTTGCCCTATACCCTCCCACCCTTGAGAGATGTTtgccatcaaattgatttgattctTGGTGCATTATTGCCCAACAAGGCACCATACAAGATGACACCCAATCAGAATGCTAAGATCTCAAGACAAGTTCATGAGATGTTAGCCCTTGTGccgtaccaatagtattagcacccaTGAAAGATGGAAAATGGAGGTTATGCACTGATAGTAGGGCTATAAACAAGATCACtataagatataggttcccaattccaAGGATGGAGGACCTAATGGATCAACTTGGTAATGCTTGCTACttctctaaaattgatctcaaatttggttatcaccaaataaggatcagaccgggagatgaatggaagactgcattcaagacaacagatggtttgtatgaatggcttgtcatgccttttggtttgagcaatgctccaagcacattcatgaggttgatgaatgaaatcTTCAAATATTTCAATGGTAAGTTTGTGgttatatatcttgatgatattctgatttttagcagcACTTTAGAAGAGCATGTTAACCATTTGAAGTAGGCTATAAGGAAGCTTCATGAGCACAAACTAAtcatcaatctagagaagtgtatCTTCATGCAGAAGGAGCTCACATTTTTGGGCTTTGTCATCTCTCAAGGCACACTAAAGATGGATCTAAGCAAGGTAGAAGCCATTGTAAGTTGGCCTCAACCAAAGAATCTAGgtgatgtgagaagttttcatggattagccACCTTTTACAGGAAGTTTATTAAAAACTTCagtcatatttgtgctccattGTTGGATACAATTAAAGGTGGTAGAAAAACTAAGTTTGTATGGACTATTGTAGCCAATGAGGCTTTTCAATATTTGAAGAATAGGGTGGCACAATATCCCATTCTAACCTTGCCTGATTTTGGCAAAGTGTTTACAGTTGAAACAAATGCTAGCAACTTGGCTATAGGGGCTGTCCTAAGCCACGAAAAtagacctattgctttctttttagAAAACTCaatgaggccaagaagaagtattctacttatgaccttgaactctatgcAATCGTTCAAGCAttaaaaaaatggagacactaccttCTACCAAAAGAGTTTGTGGTTTTCACAGATAATCATGCTCTTAGCTACCTGAACTCACAAGAGAAACTAAGTGTTAAACACATCAAATGGATGGAGCAACTTCAAGCCTatactttcactatcaagcacaaaaagggtcaagccaacaaagtggttgatgcattaagtagaagagtGAGTTTGGTTCAAGAAATCCAGCTTCAAAGCATTGGTATTGATGCCTTGAAGACTCTGTATGCAGGTGATTCAGATTTTGGTGAAGCTTTTGAGGTTTGCTCTAAACTTGTGGGTAAATATCACACTAGTTTTTTAGATTTCCTCAGTCAAGATGGTTTATCATTTAAAGGATCTCAACTTTGTattcctaaatgttcaatgaggtctaatattatcaaggaaaaacattgtggtggcttgagtggtcactttggtattgataaaacTCTAGATCTAGTTAAAAGGAgttatttttggcctaaaatggCAAATGATGTCAAAAAGTTTGTTCAAACTTGTACAATATGTCAGCAAGCAAAAGGTGTGTCAACCAATCAAGGATTGTATCAGCCCTTACCAATACCTTCTAGACCTTGGGAATCAATCtcaatggattttgtaatgggattgcctaggaGTAAGCAAgggtatgatagtgtttttgtcattgtggacaggttcagcaagatggcacattttgtACCTTGTAAAAGCACAAATGATGCTTCACATATTgcccatctcttcttcaaagaagtgGTCAGAATTCATGGGTTACCAAAAACAATTGtctcagatagagatgtgaagtttcaaGGCGATTTTTGGAGaacttttttcaaaaaattgggcaCAAATCTGACCTATAGTTTTGcatatcacccacaaactgatggccaatcaGAAGTGGTGAATAGGTCATTAGGTaatctacttagatgcctaacaaagcAATACAATCAAAATTGGGAGATGGTACTCCCTCAAGCAGAGTTTGCATTCAATGACTCTCTAAACCGATCAACAGGGAAGACTCCTTTTCAAACAGTGTTTGGCATGCACCCTCGGGGTCCCTTAGACTTGGTAGACCTACCATCTGATTTCAAAATCAGTGCACAAGGAGAGAACTTGCAGATTTGATAGCAAAAGTGCAGGAAGAGGTGAAACAAACCCTTCAAAATACTACTCAAAAGTACAAAGCCCATGCtgataaaaagagaaaggaagtaCTTTTTAGAATTGGAGACAAAGTTTGGGCATATCTCAGGAAGGAAAGATTGCCTAAGGGTAGATATtccaagttgcatatgaagaaagtGGGGCCATGCACCATTTTGAACAAAACGGGTGACAACGCCTATGAGATTTCTCTTCCTCCTACTTTGCAAATTTCTCCgattttcaatatttgtgatttgacctctTATAAAGGTGATGCAGGTATTGACATTGTTGCAGGTCCTTCTGAAGGTGCAGGTACTTCTAATGATCAAATCTTTCATGACCAAGAAGACTATGTCACCAACCTTCCTCAAAGCAAGCCGGTTGAGTTGGAAAAGATCTTGGATTCTAAGATTCTAAAACAATCCAGGAAGAAGACATATTTGCAGTACCTGGTAAAGTGGAAAGGACTCCCCACCATTGATGCCACATGGATGACTGAAGAGGAGATCCACAATCATGGATCTTCACTTGATAAACTTGACTCAAGTGGGAACTTGAGTTCAAAAActcatggggagtatggtgcaggagcacaaactttaaaaacttgattatcgtacctttttatgactcctaaggagtcttggattgtttatttcatgctaggagtcattggtcttgtttttgatccatttgtgaggcctagtcccaagtttggcaatttatgagccacttggtcaactatggtcaaagggtcataaaactttagttttgagttattttattgtttttgcaattaaattggtccttcatgaccactggtaggatttagaaagttagtttgcacttttaagtgcttttgagtaaaaattgtcaaaaagtgtcaatgttgtcatcacaacacttgacaactttttgtttgtaaGAAAATATCCTTCCCCATTGGCTAATTAGTTGAAAAATTGGTTGTAACTGATGGGGGAGGCCTTCATAAGCCCTTTCAGGTGGGTGATGAAGGAGTTAAGTTTTTCATTTGGTAATCAATAAAAAAAGCTCATTTTCCTGCAAATAGTCATGTTTTTGCTCTTGTATGGATTATTTTTGGACTATTGGGAGGTTATAACTTATGGATTCAGATTGAGGGGCCTcttacatttctttttcttttttttttaggtctctaagtgctctggttcgaaagttattgcatttttactaaatacagttttgaaaccctcctaaacctagggttttgacctatttttgcatttcctctCATGGCCGCTGtacaaaaattctaaaacttggtggaATGAGAGGTTTGTATATTTAATCAATGATTATGGAAGAAATTTTTAGGTTGGCAAGTGTTTTTGGTGTTTGCTTTGATTTTTAGattggcatcctcatgtgacaacctagtttcaaaatgcaaaattggtgataaaacaaaataggggttgaacCAATGCACAAAATCCTAGATTTGGTCAATTTGGGTGTGGAAAACACTTTTTCAATTGGTGAAACTTTCTGATCAATCACATTTCATACACTTTCTTCACAAACCCATCTCcttaagcctaattaggcctacttgCATTTGTGAAGGGCAGCAGGTCTCCTTTGTTTTCCAAACcacctccttttggatttagacctttctcaataaagggtatttggatatccatTTTGTTTTGTTGGTCATTTTCAAGTttgcaaagttgttttgataagtccccttgagtatacaaggattttggggttttacaaaggaACCTTGTTGGATTGATTAGTTTGTTGCGTCACCACACCTTGAGCATGTTTGTATGGGCATTTTAATCCACCTTGACCATTTGGTTTGATCCCTGCTCACTattttgtcaaaattccaacttgaAGCCAAGTTTGGTGTCCAGTCGGTTTGAGTAGGCTTGAGCagttttcaacttttgatcctaagATCTTGTCAATGTTATCCTTAGGGTCTAGaatgttgtttatgattaattgaagagtGTATTTAAGGTGTAAGTCTAGTTGGTAGGGTGTTTTGGGTTTCCTTGGTGGCCTATTGTGACAGTTTTGTCCTGAACTGCACTCACCTAACCTAGCACTTGCATCAGTATGGCTCCAATGCTTATAAGGTAGATTTACCTGTAGATTTGGCATTGTCCCTTGAGTTTAATGTTCAAGACTTGGTTTAGTTTAAAGGTCCCGTAGCAGTGCTAGATGGACCAAATCCAGAAGGGGAAACTACTGTCAGTGATATTCCAGTACCACCCGTTTCTAAACCACAGGTGGAATAGGTTTTGGATTCTAGGGTAAAGAAGAAAATGAGGCATGGCATGTATatggaacacttaatcaagtggcACAACTTAGCTGAAGCCAAAGCCACTTGGGTTGCAGAATCCGATTTCAAAAGACTGGGCATTGATGTCGCCTTGCCGCCCCCAGGGGGGACTTGATTTTTCatatggggagtatggtgcaggagtacctaagggtgagaaaatacccttttcaattttggcataaggactggttcaaGTCCATCAGGTTGTTTATAGGGAGCTTGGTgtgcattttttcttttctttttggagtGCATGTTTTCGGCGAGACTTACCCTCGATGACACTGCCAACGTATGGAGTGCTACCATCGGCTATCGAAACAATCAGTTTCACCCTACCCCGATAGCCCGATGAAGTCGCCAGTGGTTGGAGCAAGTCAAAGTGGAACCATCGGCCACAATggaagtgttttccacctaccctgaTGAGCCGATGAGGTTGCTAGCggagtggagccatcgggtattggcaagacatgtttgatgctaacccgatgacccaatggaaaagCATATGATTTGGAGCACACCATCGGATATTAGTATAACATGTTTAGGACTAACTCGATAACCCGATGGGGAAGCATACGGTTTGGAGCGAGTGGAGTGAGTTCAGAGCGCACCATCGACTATTGGCCTAACATGTTTAGGGATACATCGATAACTCGATGGAACAACATACTGTTGGGAGCGTACCATCAGACATTGGCGGGAGTGTTTTGACACTACGCTGATTACCTGATAAGAAGGTGTGCACTTTGTAAATTGTCATCGATCATCAGAGTGAAGGTTTTGATgctatcccgatgacccgatggaaataaATGATAGTTACAATAGGAAACCGAATTGTGTCAAGTTCAATCTCGTCTATTAGGGAAGATTCAAGACATGTttaggaggctataaaagacccaatgggcattttgtaaAAGGGTTAGGAGGTTGGATGGATTTGATTCAATGAAGAACAAGAACATCTTTGGAATAACAATCTATAAGCcattttctggtttcttttctcGTAGCTCAATTTGTGTTTGTAAActataaataatggcttaaatctttaaatgcCATGTGATAGACTAGATTttacttttctgtgttttgtgagttccaatttttgAAGTCGTGCCAAGCTCGGCTCTGTAAATAAGTTGTCGTTCTATTTCTTGTTTTCTATTGGTGACAAGTGGTTATAACATGGCTTTGTGttgattctccatcgtgggatccacatgaccattggaggttatcAAGTAGAGCCAgccatgtatagtagagttctatTTGTAGCAGACCAAGGAATGGTATCGACCGTTCCAACAGACTAGCCCTAGGCGATCTTGATGATAGCCcaactaggtatcagtgaccaagaggaatcacttgcagggtagatcACAATCTAGGCTATTAGCTTCAGACCaggggaagatgggatcaaagggagggAAGATCTAGACATGAGGAGAAAGCAACTTAGCAGAAGTTGTAGGCATAATAAATAGTAGAGAAAACCTTGCAAGGTGTCTGGTTAGATACAGTggaatagtgagttggtggatttacgaaagtgaattcacaaagagtaGAGTAATAACCCTCGATAGAAAGGACCTAGAGTGGAATAGGGGAATTGAGAGGAGTATTCCCGGGATAGGCTAGTAAAAAGACTTAGAGTGAGtcaacacacactctctctctctctctctcacacacacacacacacacacacactctctctctctctctctctctctctctcacacacacacacacacacacacacacacacacacacactcacactcactcactcactcactcactcactcactcattcactctctctctctctctctctctcacacacacacacacacacacacacacacacacaatcttcCAGTCAAGTACAGATAGACTTTATACTATGCCTAATTATACATGCCAAGATGGATGTTTTAGTTTATATAACCCTATCTATGCATAAATCTTTGGTTCTAGAATAAATAAAGTATTTGTAATATCTAGATTTTGCCAAACTTTGTCTGTGGAATGGAGTCAAATAGAAGATATTTTCTTATGCTCTTGCAGAACACTATTATTATCTACTTTGCATCTCTCTGCTCCTATATAGAGAAACTCACTTTCACATAGGCAATaaactttgttttccttaaacGACAAAACTACTATTTTCTCTTTTCCAAACAAATTACTGATGTTCAATATATTCTCCAAAGATTAAATGACAACCAACCCCAACTGAAAACCAATTCATTCCTTATATAGACAAATTGGGTAaggattagatttatttatttaaaaaaaaagttaaattaTTACATCTCATCTTATCttatccaagaagatatcttttatCCTTGAAGGAAAAACATGTCTATCTTTTTCTAGATTTATCCTcccaataataattattttaattatcttaaAACATAATAGTAACTACAGAAATATAAAAtccatattaattatttattttattttatcttaccAATTCTTATTCTTTTATGCCAACTCACTTTTTatcttgttttttttaaattatttatttaccaACTCACTTTCATGTAAATTAAAAGTAAACTATATTTCCCCACAAATATCTTTATCTTATCTTTATCTTCCTTTAAAACTTACCTTTTCTTCCTTTTTAATCTCCCACGTATAAGTTCCTTTACTCCTTAAATATtagtttctctctctctttttttaaaCTAATAAAGA contains:
- the LOC131875696 gene encoding uncharacterized protein LOC131875696 → MVDKLGLTKSAHPFPYHVSWLTKGQQTLVTNQTMFEFSLGDFKDKVLCDIVEMDACHLLQGRPWQYDMDATYSCRKNTYTIVKDGVTYTMKPLPDTKAEKEPTVIVIGEKEMVKTLKESQEESFVLVVKPKDKDESDPIVPIPNVVKGLLDKYKEVNTSELPYTLPPLRDVCHQIDLILGALLPNKAPYKMTPNQNAKISRQVHEMLALVPYQ